From Triticum aestivum cultivar Chinese Spring chromosome 4A, IWGSC CS RefSeq v2.1, whole genome shotgun sequence, a single genomic window includes:
- the LOC123086363 gene encoding DDT domain-containing protein PTM: protein MDPVAEVSHRMLGGAPTPPADDAIEGSGVEIARVGVSVAEGEVENPPAAAPLLNEGNEGGVLDKQEDGAAPTLSEANMDVDAAPWASERNEDDALDKQQDGAPPLLREANMDVDAAPLASEGNEDGALDKQQDGAPPPVREANMDADEAPFPSEGNEDGVLDKQQDGVAPALNEANMDVDEASFPREDTEHHAAIESKTEVNECGALEKQQDVAASVMGKTKIVVDESSAPQQDHTVAAAPSEGDSRVVDQHLNTSDGGFPVKKDEEGECLVGRYISRNVSDDGRICLGKVASYDGSIGVYNVVFEDGQGEELLLHQLRELLMAEESSASGMKMSCRKRKLDLLVSPGSAMETKAPPRARQRVDPCKMPARPDASQETGCDSDISGNAASSSNSSVSTKELSAELCPPVQGPELPPSSADIAVPEESISHLFSVYNFLRSFNMQLFLGPFGLDDFVASINCTVQNTLLDAVHVSLLRALRRHLETKSSGGSELASNCLKYVDWALLDVLTWPTFLLEYLYLMGYIKSLGGKSFGRTLLAIEYYKLPVAMKLRLLQILCDHVTESGELKAELEAREGYNEETEYETDSSILSEAGSRAVLTRASKASVSKKVEGLQDLETASNVTNPEAVLLHSSQDGNSDDCRICGMDGTLVCCDGCPWAYHSRCIGLNKAFLPQGLWFCPECVVNKLGPASSRIERGARGAQMFGIDMCGRLFLGSCNYLLVIGTSTDAGSYARYYNQYDVVKVMRILAPSDAYTDICMRITEYWRHLLDIFQNERSKIGKEAGVRYTTQSNTLSSVTPTDAAVGSVLTTLKDAAGSKTVVTPQRDVQHEIVVNQFTLCSAEHLEKQKCMVTSVGAPTEKNNEVCRQTPLAPNDIHNTPMNGAFQPAGISSISHENRSVVTGVSSVTPAQSSHGLVRPDFSCGSGIDNGLSRQDTGNTISVKAGLSCPSYKSKYPLQLISEIGSTSDGKSAKVPSFKPQAYMNLYNHGNVAASAAANLAILTSEEGKVSVSQLTTNPRKKMAADCALQVKAFSSPAAQFIWPSTERKIMEVPRDRCGWCIACKISAAGAKKACFLNVATANAVKGSARILSAMHVIKSSGSHFPSIAAYMVNMEESLRGLLVGSLQDLQQRQRWHKQLQEASNCKTIVPLLLELESNIRSIAFSPIWVKLVDDWPLESPPASAGALRPAAYQKRGTGGRRGRKRSLVTESAAAADDDKSWKKVNWWSGGNISKRILQRGVHLSSAIRKAARQGGKKRMAGLSYHDCSILPRRTRQFGWRACVGLSQNSSQLALQVRYLDAHIRWKEFLSPDQIPSDGKSSDADFSALRNAVVCDKKIVDNKIRYALKFPNQKHIPVRVTKNILEAEGNQDQNGKFWFSENHVPLYMVREFEQKPGVSSLPTPGIVHSFMNLYKRRVKASTGDVFSYLFHKGDIYPCSSCKKDVAFRDVIRCSDCQGYCHKECTVKSVGGKGGTAASSLICKLCLQKRNLILTNYSTNARYDLPQKKSTCQLPVSAPKIIFKVGSSHSAEPAAKVQAQPVAKVKAQPVTKVETWPVAKVEALSTVKVQTHPIRELKAWPVANLATQNVAGLQAQAKIEANRSKSEKPRRRKRPEEIKYFGLSWKKNKSDRSGSDFRANDVILKCKDGIGSAIKPTCCLCKKSYCPDFLYVRCEQCKAWFHGDALRLEEERILEVVQYRCCKCRRRAMPICPHSDDYKKPGPEFSEQTVATSSQSSMLSSEETASVADQDPLLASYGIVEPIGEQTFDADLSMNTVRFTSGTNQKLTIRRAQGKNSGCVDQAGVDEYSNQNQPLADANVDFSHMNGFSLSELEGVDPSELLGWDLSQGNEYTPPPDYTANCQLNGASCGSAATGDFEPQTFFSFTDLLEADDTRFGQTFGMSAGLQDDGNCTGSFDQEIASFDDMAFMVEDVSSNMHFPANAPPPDDVPCKKCNNSQPPPDLKCLVCGLRIHRQCSPWDESDPPVESADWVCGACREWR from the exons ATGGACCCTGTGGCGGAGGTTTCTCATCGGATGCTCGGCGGCGCCCCGACTCCTCCCGCCGACGACGCGATTGAGGGGAGCGGAGTGGAGATCGCGCGAGTTGGCGTGTCGGTGGCGGAGGGAGAAGTGGAAAACCCGCCAGCGGCGGCGCCATTGCTGAACGAGGGCAATGAGGGCGGCGTCCTGGACAAgcaggaggacggggcggcgcccaCGCTGAGCGAGGCCAACATGGATGTGGACGCGGCGCCCTGGGCGAGCGAGCGCAATGAGGATGACGCTCTGGACAAGCAACAGGACGGGGCTCCGCCGCTACTGCGGGAGGCCAACATGGATGTGGACGCGGCGCCCTTGGCGAGCGAGGGCAATGAGGATGGCGCCCTGGACAAGCAGCAGGACGGGGCGCCGCCGCCAGTGAGGGAGGCCAACATGGATGCAGATGAGGCGCCCTTCCCGAGCGAGGGCAATGAGGATGGCGTCCTGGACAAGCAGCAGGACGGGGTGGCTCCTGCGCTGAACGAGGCCAACATGGATGTGGATGAGGCGTCCTTTCCGAGAGAGGACACAGAGCACCATGCAGCAATCGAGTCCAAAACGGAGGTGAATGAGTGTGGCGCTCTGGAGAAGCAGCAAGATGTGGCGGCATCTGTGATGGGCAAAACCAAGATTGTGGTGGACGAGAGCAGCGCTCCCCAGCAAGATCACACCGTGGCGGCTGCGCCAAGTGAAGGTGACAGCAGAGTGGTGGACCAACATCTCAACACTTCTGATGGTGGCTTCCCGGTGAAGAAGGATGAGGAGGGTGAATGCTTGGTGGGCCGCTACATCAGCAGGAATGTTTCAGATGATGGACGTATTTGCCTTGGGAAGGTTGCATCCTATGATGGCAGCATTGGGGTGTACAATGTGGTGTTTGAGGATGGACAGGGCGAGGAGTTATTGCTTCATCAGCTCAGAGAGTTACTTATGGCCGAGGAGAGTAGTGCATCTGGTATGAAGATGAGCTGCAGGAAGAGGAAGCTGGATTTGCTGGTTTCACCAGGGAGTGCCATGGAGACGAAAGCGCCACCGCGTGCTAGACAGAGGGTTGATCCATGCAAGATGCCTGCCAGGCCTGATGCATCGCAGGAGACTGGGTGTGATTCTGATATATCCGGCAATGCAGCGTCCTCGAGCAATTCATCAGTTTCCACTAAAGAATTGTCAGCTGAGCTGTGCCCTCCAGTGCAGGGCCCCGAGTTGCCTCCATCGTCGGCAGATATTGCTGTTCCAGAGGAGTCTATAAGTCATCTGTTTTCTGTTTACAACTTCCTGCGATCATTCAACATGCAGCTCTTCCTCGGTCCATTTGGGCTGGATGATTTTGTTGCATCCATTAATTGCACCGTGCAGAATACATTACTGGATGCTGTACATGTCTCATTATTGCGGGCGCTGAGGCGGCATCTTGAGACTAAATCCTCCGGCGGATCAGAACTTGCTTCAAATTGCTTGAA GTATGTAGATTGGGCATTACTAGATGTGTTGACTTGGCCAACTTTCTTACTGGAGTACCTCTATTTAATGGGCTACATTAAGAGTCTAGGGGGGAAGAGTTTTGGTAGAACCCTCCTAGCCATTGAATATTATAAGCTTCCTGTTGCAATGAAGCTTAGGCTCCTCCAGATACTCTGTGACCATGTCACTGAATCAGGAGAGCTCAAAGCTGAACTGGAGGCTCGGGAAGGCTACAATGAAGAAACAGAGTATGAGACAGACTCTAGTATTTTGTCGGAGGCTGGATCACGAGCTGTTCTGACCAGGGCCTCAAAAGCTTCTGTGTCCAAAAAGGTTGAAGGTTTGCAGGACCTGGAAACTGCTTCAAATGTAACAAATCCAGAAGCTGTTTTACTGCATTCGTCTCAGGACGGCAACAGTGATGATTGCCGAATATGTGGAATGGATGGTACTTTGGTATGCTGTGATGGCTGCCCATGGGCATACCACTCAAGATGTATAGGTCTCAACAAAGCATTTCTACCACAGGGACTTTGGTTTTGTCCAGAATGCGTGGTTAACAAGCTTGGACCAGCATCTTCGAGAATAGAGCGTGGGGCAAGAGGAGCTCAAATGTTTGGCATTGATATGTGCGGAAGGCTCTTCCTAGGATCCTGCAACTATTTGCTGGT GATTGGAACATCTACAGATGCAGGGTCATATGCAAGATATTACAATCAATATGATGTTGTCAAGGTCATGCGGATACTTGCTCCTTCAGATGCATACACAGATATTTGTATGAGAATAACAGAATACTGGAGGCATCTGCTTGACATATTTCAGAACGAGAGATCAAAAATAGGTAAAGAAGCTGGTGTGAGATATACCACACAATCCAATACATTGTCAAGTGTTACTCCAACGGACGCAGCAGTTGGAAGTGTTCTGACAACTTTGAAAGACGCAGCGGGCAGTAAGACAGTAGTAACTCCTCAAAGAGATGTGCAGCATGAAATTGTGGTAAACCAATTTACATTGTGCTCAGCAGAACACCTGGAGAAACAAAAATGCATGGTGACCAGTGTAGGTGCTCCCACAGAGAAGAACAATGAAGTATGCAGGCAAACTCCATTAGCTCCCAACGACATACATAATACACCCATGAATGGAGCTTTTCAACCCGCTGGGATATCCTCTATTTCTCATGAGAACAGGTCTGTGGTAACAGGTGTGTCTAGTGTAACGCCCGCACAGTCATCACATGGGTTGGTTCGTCCGGACTTCTCGTGTGGTTCTGGAATAGATAATGGATTGTCTAGACAAGATACTGGGAACACTATCTCTGTAAAGGCAGGCTTGTCTTGTCCATCTTATAAAAGCAAATACCCTCTTCAGTTGATTTCTGAGATTGGGAGTACTAGTGATGGTAAGTCTGCTAAAGTGCCATCTTTTAAACCCCAGGCTTACATGAATCTGTACAATCATGGTAATGTTGCAGCATCTGCTGCCGCCAACCTAGCTATTCTTACATCTGAGGAAGGTAAGGTTTCAGTATCCCAGTTGACCACAAACCCAAGAAAGAAAATGGCTGCTGACTGTGCTCTACAAGTGAAAGCATTTTCCTCACCAGCGGCACAATTTATTTGGCCAAGTACTGAAAGGAAGATTATGGAAGTCCCAAGGGATAGATGTGGTTGGTGCATTGCTTGTAAAATTTCAGCAGCTGGAGCTAAAAAGGCTTGTTTTCTTAACGTGGCCACTGCAAATGCTGTTAAGGGGTCTGCTCGAATTCTTAGTGCCATGCATGTAATCAAAAGCTCTGGGAGCCACTTCCCCAGCATCGCTGCTTATATGGTTAACATGGAGGAAAGTTTGCGTGGACTTTTAGTCGGTTCACTACAAGACTTGCAACAGAGACAACGGTGGCATAAACAACTACAGGAAGCTTCCAACTGCAAAACTATAGTACCCCTTTTGCTTGAG TTGGAGAGTAATATTCGTTCCATAGCATTTTCTCCAATCTGGGTGAAGCTAGTAGATGACTGGCCTTTGGAATCTCCTCCTGCATCTGCGGGTGCATTGCGTCCTGCAGCATACCAAAAACGTGGAACTGGTGGAAGGCGTGGCAGAAAACGTTCATTGGTAACtgaatctgctgctgctgccgatgATGACAAGAGTTGGAAAAAGGTTAATTGGTGGAGTGGAGGAAATATTTCTAAGCGTATTTTGCAGAGGGGGGTTCATCTTAGTTCGGCCATAAGAAAAGCTGCCCGTCAAG GTGGTAAAAAAAGGATGGCTGGTCTGTCTTATCATGATTGCTCCATTCTTCCAAGACGAACTCGACAATTTGGTTGGAGAGCGTGTGTTGGTTTAAGCCAGAATTCATCTCAACTTGCTCTGCAG GTCAGATATCTTGATGCCCATATAAGATGGAAGGAATTCTTGTCTCCAGATCAAATCCCTTCTGATGGAAAAAGTTCAGATGCTGACTTTTCTGCACTGAGAAATGCAGTAGTTTGTGATAAAAAGATAGTCGACAATAAGATAAGATATGCACTTAAGTTCCCCAACCAGAAGCATATCCCTGTCCGTGTAACCAAGAATATTTTGGAAGCAGAAGGTAATCAGGATCAGAATGGCAAATTTTGGTTTTCTGAAAATCATGTCCCACTGTACATGGTACGAGAGTTTGAGCAGAAACCTGGGGTTAGCTCCTTGCCCACTCCAGGAATTGTACACTCTTTCATGAATTTATACAAAAGGCGAGTAAAAGCATCTACTGGAGATGTCTTTTCTTATCTCTTTCACAAGGGGGATATCTATCCCTGCTCTTCATGCAAGAAAGATGTTGCCTTCAG GGATGTAATAAGATGTAGCGATTGTCAAG GTTATTGTCACAAGGAGTGCACAGTAAAATCTGTTGGTGGCAAAGGAGGCACTGCTGCTTCCAGTTTGATATGCAAGTTATGCCTTCAGAAGCGAAATCTTATCCTTACAAATTACAGTACAAATGCAAGATATGACTTGCCTCAAAAGAAGAGTACCTGCCAATTGCCAGTGAGCGCTCCCAAAATAATATTCAAAGTTGGTTCTTCCCATTCTGCTGAACCAGCCGCAAAGGTTCAAGCCCAGCCAGTCGCTAAAGTTAAAGCTCAGCCAGTCACTAAGGTGGAAACCTGGCCAGTTGCTAAGGTGGAAGCCCTGTCAACCGTGAAGGTGCAAACACATCCAATCAGAGAGTTGAAAGCCTGGCCGGTTGCAAATTTGGCAACTCAGAATGTTGCAGGGTTGCAGGCTCAGGCAAAGATTGAAGCTAACAGATCCAAGTCAGAGAAACCGAGGAGACGTAAAAGGCCAGAAGAGATCAAATACTTTGGTCTCTCTTGGAAGAAAAATAAGAGCGACAGAAGTGGAAGTGATTTCAGGGCGAATGATGTAATCCTAAAATGCAAGGATGGTATAGGATCAGCAATAAAACCGACTTGTTGTCTCTGTAAGAAATCTTATTGCCCAGATTTCCTATATGTCCGCTGCGAGCAGTGTAAAG CTTGGTTTCATGGTGATGCCTTGCGACTTGAGGAAGAAAGAATACTTGAAGTGGTTCAATACCGATGCTGCAAATGCCGAAGGAGAGCCATGCCAATATGTCCCCATTCAGATGATTATAAGAAGCCCGGACCAGAATTCAGTGAACAAACAGTTGCAACGTCATCCCAATCAAGCATGCTGTCTAGTGAGGAGACTGCTTCTGTAGCAGATCAAGACCCACTGCTTGCTTCCTATGGAATAGTTGAACCGATTGGGGAACAGACTTTTGATGCTGATTTATCAATGAACACGGTAAGATTTACCTCGGGAACTAATCAGAAGCTAACCATAAGAAGGGCACAAGGTAAAAATAGTGGATGTGTTGATCAAGCTGGTGTGGATGAGTACAGTAATCAGAATCAACCTCTGGCGGATGCAAATGTCGATTTCAGTCATATGAATGGATTTTCTCTATCAGAGCTTGAAGGTGTGGATCCTTCAGAGCTACTGGGGTGGGATCTTTCCCAAGGAAATGAGTATACCCCCCCTCCCGATTACACTGCTAATTGCCAGTTAAATGGCGCAAGCTGTGGCAGTGCTGCAACTGGGGATTTTGAACCGCAGACCTTTTTTTCATTTACTGATTTGCTTGAAGCTGATGATACACGGTTTGGTCAGACTTTTGGGATGTCTGCCGGTTTGCAAGATGATGGTAACTGCACAGGAAGCTTCGACCAAGAAATAGCCAGTTTTGATGATATGGCTTTCATGGTAGAAGACGTGTCTTCAAATATGCACTTCCCAGCAAATGCTCCCCCTCCTGACGATGTACCGTGTAAGAAGTGCAACAACTCCCAGCCGCCACCTGACCTCAAATGCCTAGTCTGTGGCCTGCGCATACACCGTCAGTGCTCACCTTGGGATGAAAGCGACCCGCCTGTTGAGAGTGCCGACTGGGTCTGTGGTGCTTGCCGGGAGTGGCGATGA